The genomic segment TCGCGCGCCATGTCACGAATGGCGCGCTGATCTTCGTTGAGGGAAAACTGATCAATGGCTGTCAAGGCATGTCCATCTTGGCGAGGTCATGAATGGTCAGCGTCGGAATCTGTCGAGCCATCCTGGTCAATCGGGTGTCGGCCGTGACCAGCGGGAAGCCCAGATCGAGCGCCGCTTGCAGATAGATGCAATCATAAACAGGATGGTCGAGTTTGATCGCAAGCGCGAGAACTTTGCCCACATCGGCATCGGCAACGATCTGATCGAAAAATCCGGGAAGCTGACGCATTCGGCTGATCGCGTCGTCCGGCTGCAGCAACCCGAGCCTGCATTTCTTCCAGAGAACGTTAGCCGCCTCGTCGAAGACAAATCGCGGCGCCAGCAGGTCGGCATCGGAATCGAGCAGCGCGTGGGCGCGCTCGCTGTCCTCCTCGGTGACGAGCCACTTCACCGCCATGCTGGCGTCGACGAGATAGGCCAATTCACATCAGCCCTTCGCGTCGTTCCTCGGCGGTCAGCGACGGCTGAACGTCCGGATACTCGGACAGGAAGCGTCGTGACAGCGCCGCCCGCTCTGCTCGCGAGAACGGGCGGTGGCTCTCGAGGAGGTCGCGCAACTCTTCCTCGAGCGAGCGACCGTGAAGCCGCGCCCGCTCCCGGTAGATGGCAATCGTCTCCTCTGCGACATCAGGAATGACTACTTCCGCCATCGTTCCCTCCATCATGCTGACGGCATGACCATCCTCTCCGAAACCTACCTTACTTCATCAGCGGGATCGAAAACTCCGCGCCCTCCTTCACGCCCGACGGCCAGCGCGAGGTGACGGTCTTGGTCTTGGTGTAGAACCGGATCGAGTCCGGGCCGTGCTGGTTGAGGTCGCCGAAACCGGACTTCTTCCAGCCGCCGAAGGTGTAGTAGGCGATCGGCACCGGGATCGGCACGTTGATGCCGACCATGCCGACATTGACCTTGGCGGCGAAGTCGCGGGCGGCGTCACCGTCGCGGGTGAAGATCGCGACGCCGTTGCCGTAGTCGTGGTCGGACGGCAGCGACAGCGCTTCGGCATAATCATGGGCGCGGACGACGCTCAGGACGGGGCC from the Rhodopseudomonas palustris genome contains:
- a CDS encoding type II toxin-antitoxin system VapC family toxin, encoding MAYLVDASMAVKWLVTEEDSERAHALLDSDADLLAPRFVFDEAANVLWKKCRLGLLQPDDAISRMRQLPGFFDQIVADADVGKVLALAIKLDHPVYDCIYLQAALDLGFPLVTADTRLTRMARQIPTLTIHDLAKMDMP
- a CDS encoding FitA-like ribbon-helix-helix domain-containing protein; translated protein: MAEVVIPDVAEETIAIYRERARLHGRSLEEELRDLLESHRPFSRAERAALSRRFLSEYPDVQPSLTAEERREGLM